A genomic window from Paenibacillus sp. FSL K6-0276 includes:
- a CDS encoding replicative helicase loader/inhibitor, which yields MNNQETSSLLAVIKTAFPEFAISNEVIQVWHLFLQEIPYERAQRNLRDHIAKSRFAPRIADVIREDLHQPLTIYEIQRQEQELATLELMEYHATENVKPMPERVAKHLKQLFSKTKVNANEP from the coding sequence ATGAACAATCAGGAGACCTCCAGCTTACTGGCGGTAATCAAAACGGCGTTTCCTGAGTTCGCAATTAGTAATGAAGTTATTCAGGTCTGGCACTTATTCCTTCAAGAGATTCCTTATGAAAGAGCACAGCGCAATTTGAGAGATCATATAGCCAAATCACGCTTTGCTCCACGAATAGCAGATGTGATCCGAGAGGATCTGCATCAGCCGTTGACCATTTACGAGATTCAGCGTCAGGAGCAAGAGCTGGCCACTTTAGAGTTGATGGAATATCACGCAACAGAAAATGTGAAACCAATGCCTGAACGTGTTGCAAAGCACCTTAAACAACTATTTTCCAAAACAAAGGTGAATGCCAATGAACCTTGA